A single region of the Syngnathoides biaculeatus isolate LvHL_M chromosome 17, ASM1980259v1, whole genome shotgun sequence genome encodes:
- the map1b gene encoding microtubule-associated protein 1B isoform X1, with the protein MSALVQRAAVAVAVAAAATATADAMPPMTEPEPAAVTPAAASPARHFVDTKFYLLVVLGEVVAEDNLKCAVADIERGIRSWDANLMDCNLDQELKLFVSRHSARFSSDVKGQRILHHKSNVLETVVLINPADETVSTEVRLMISDSARHKLLVLSGQCTESTGELILQSGSFSFSKFIDIFTDQEIGELLSTIHPENKANLTLYCPDQGDWKNSNLDKHNLQDFINMKLNSTLILPEMEGLSEFTEYLSESVEIPTPFDMLEPPASGGFLKLSKPCCYIFPGGHGDSALFAVNGFNMLINGGSDRKSCFWKLVRHLDRVDSVLLTHIGDDNLPGINSMLQRKIAELEEEQSQDSTANSDWVKNMISPDIGVVFVNLPENLESPEPNYRVRRNLEEAAATQQFLTKLNLRMEPLQRPVGNTIEPIILFQKMGVGKLEMYVLNPAKNSNEMQHFMKQWTGSQKDTASMLLPNGKESEFPISYLTSISSLIVWHPANPSEKVVRVLFPGNATQRHIFEGLEKLKHLDFLKQAVVTQKAMSVDVPATPTPKQAKMKNRTDSKESLKSTPKQSPSKAVRKESKEEVAEKAKADADELSHEKQQKAEKKEKTALKKERSQAPEKELRAKPDQTSQKETLEKKTTLTKVKPEKERIGKKDMKISPEKKKEVKKDVAKKEDTPKREIKKDERVKREEAKKRDVKKDIRRDSPMKEKKDEKREPKKDVKKLTKDTKKLSAPGEDKGQSLKPKLLKKEVSKKDAGTPSKMKPKGGSKTSKVEAPKIATDKVAPTVDPEAERAAMSSPEDLTKDFEELRAEDLVDDAAAVPDAVQEEAAMSCYKVSTQTKPSPEAPESVDEGFATTDAEGESGAAPAEQALKGKPNGGGGEKFEGECVAEEASDGGDYQDKGETEKVHEPQKLSSNQDEPCESLDDGELGDDQQIGESTTENEKRSSSTSPKESSPVSPAASIHDEILPTGIESSTASDDAPEEFTVTSGLTQSTIEISSVPTPMDEMLTPRDGFSDETGNDGTDLASPEVSRFGISQSGEGDKNKLPLLQSRTSPDYSKSDATEGQDYNHTASTISPPSLLEEDRILGERKAGSLTALQETSEKQATESARLASTSPFVHSPTSDQKYKLESPSMFSTPIELSTTLAGCTRATGDSTLSPEDKTLEGASSPQSSGHTPYYQSPVEEKAGALPPTSENEDQGPVIVEVTSDKEVSSDRSTPEAEEKEFSSPTGKVTSFPKGPPSSVLDSPTKKDMDDRNRSVFSSTTLARQEPDAFSITAFKEESKMSISEGSASDKSGTPLEEVVAEDVFSHLASASTASLATSSLPEPTTDSPSLHAEVGSPHSTEVDDSLSVSVGQTPTTFHEAEAASPSKEDCPRPMSISPDSSPRTKVNTQMHDTKSPEHSTTSMEFGQESPDHSLALDFSKQSPEHPSAGSNSRATENGPTEITDSPSDVVRPSEEQISTAEKHLLFDDADSAHAASVTPSDASQSTPSVTTPCQITELTLMVEQTEGSPVTPKAASFTRSPHSSEASPVSGDPAERDISPTSAFAEHKFGTLEKLDKPSELTKAASFTLAPTHSAHPSEASPVSRGPTERKSPISPSAEHKSDAQEKVDQCYDMMKAASSTHSPPHSPRSSQASPVSGGPMEKDISPVSPSMEHKSDVQGKHDKPSEITSLSLSSSWFSDEGKPFPEKETNPFICEDSRFKKSPGSPKAPSPSYLPPSSQPYATNAACSFGEPDSSKISPSGVSRADVDLCLVTSCEYRHPKTELSPSFINPNPLEYFINEESAPEEEKRLETVGGGPPPPGGKLPAKQCEETPPTSISESAPSQTDSDVPPGTEECPSITADANIDSEDDSETLPADRTLAYRHADPPPVALRDSAPSVGPRDVCMVDPEALKAEENRHNANTEAAEKPKKKKLTKKASSPARKTSLSKAKDSKNASPKKSLGEGKEAKNATNKSASRGTGGKASSVASVPNCPPMYMDLVYIPNHCSAKNVDAEFFQRVRSSYYVVSGNDQTSQEPSRAVLDALLEGKARWENNMQITLIPTHDTDVMREWYQESHDKQQELNVMVLASSSTVVMQDESFPACKIEM; encoded by the exons GCATTCGCTCGTGGGACGCAAATCTGATGGACTGCAACCTGGACCAGGAACTCAAACTTTTTGTCTCCAGACACTCGGCGCGTTTCTCCTCAGATGTCAAAG ggcAGCGAATTCTTCATCATAAAAGCAACGTGCTGGAGACGGTGGTGCTCATCAACCCTGCGGACGAAACCGTCAGCACCGAG GTCCGACTGATGATCTCCGACTCCGCCAGGCACAAGCTTCTTGTCCTGTCGGGCCAATGCACCGAAAGCACCGGCGAGCTCATACTTCAGTCCGGATCGTTCTCCTTCTCCAAATTCATCGACATATTCACGGACCAAGAG ATTGGCGAACTGCTGAGCACCATCCACCCGGAAAACAAAGCCAACCTGACGCTCTACTGCCCCGATCAAGGCGACTGGAAAAACTCTAACCTAGACAAACACAACCTACAGGACTTCATCAACATGAAGCTGAACTCGACACTCATTCTCCCTGAAATGGAGGGCCTCTCCGAGTTCACTGAGTACCTGTCGGAATCCGTCGAGATCCCGACGCCTTTCGACATGCTCGAACCTCCGGCCTCCGGCGGATTCCTTAAGCTCTCCAAGCCGTGCTGCTACATCTTCCCCGGCGGCCACGGCGACTCGGCTCTCTTTGCCGTCAACGGGTTCAACATGCTCATCAACGGCGGCTCCGACAGGAAGTCCTGTTTCTGGAAGCTGGTGAGGCACCTGGACCGCGTGGACTCCGTCCTGCTAACCCACATCGGCGATGACAACCTGCCGGGCATCAACAGCATGCTGCAAAGAAAGATTGCggagctggaggaggagcaGTCACAGGATTCGACGGCAAACAGCGACTGGGTGAAGAACATGATCTCGCCGGATATCGGCGTTGTGTTTGTGAATCTTCCGGAAAATTTGGAAAGCCCTGAACCTAATTACAGAGTGCGCAGGAATCTCGAGGAGGCGGCCGCTACTCAACAATTCCTCACTAAGCTGAACCTGAGAATGGAACCACTGCAGCGGCCCGTCGGGAACACGATCGAACCCATTATCCTTTTCCAGAAGATGGGCGTGGGGAAGCTCGAGATGTACGTCCTCAATCCGGCAAAGAACAGCAATGAGATGCAGCATTTTATGAAGCAGTGGACAGGAAGCCAAAAGGACACGGCTTCCATGCTGCTGCCAAACGGGAAAGAGTCAGAGTTCCCCATTTCGTACTTGACTTCTATAAGCTCACTCATCGTGTGGCACCCCGCGAACCCCTCGGAGAAAGTGGTACGCGTTCTCTTTCCGGGAAACGCCACCCAGCGGCACATCTTTGAAGGCTTGGAAAAGCTAAAACACCTGGATTTCTTGAAGCAGGCTGTCGTCACTCAAAAAGCAATGTCCGTCGACGTGCCGGCCACGCCGACGCCCAAGCAAGCCAAGATGAAAAACAGAACGGACAGCAAAGAGAGCCTGAAGTCCACCCCGAAGCAGTCACCAAGCAAAGCTGTCAGGAAGGAATCCAAGGAGGAGGTGGCCGAGAAAGCCAAGGCGGATGCAGATGAACTGTCTCACGAAAAGCAACAAAAGGcagagaagaaagaaaagaccGCACTGAAGAAGGAACGTTCACAAGCCCCCGAGAAAGAACTGAGGGCAAAACCGGACCAAACGTCCCAGAAAgaaacactggaaaaaaagacgACTCTCACCAAAGTGAAACctgaaaaggagaggattggcaaaaaagacatgaaaatatctccagagaagaagaaggaggttAAAAAAGATGTGGCCAAAAAAGAGGACACGCCTAAGAGAGAGATTAAGAAAGATGAACGGGTGAAGAGGGAGGAAGCGAAGAAAAGGGATGTGAAAAAGGACATCAGGAGAGATTCGCCCATGAAGGAGAAAAAGGATGAAAAGCGGGAGCCGAAGAAGGATGTTAAAAAGCTGACAAAAGACACCAAAAAGCTTTCTGCTCCCGGTGAAGACAAAGGCCAGTCCCTGAAACCAAAGCTCCTGAAAAAAGAGGTTTCAAAGAAAGACGCAGGCACGCCCTCAAAGATGAAACCCAAAGGAGGTTCCAAAACATCAAAGGTGGAAGCTCCCAAAATTgccacagataaagttgcgccGACAGTGGACCCCGAGGCAGAAAGGGCCGCTATGTCTTCCCCCGAGGACCTCACGAAGGACTTTGAAGAGCTTCGAGCGGAAGATCTGGTGGACGATGCGGCGGCCGTGCCAGACGCTGTCCAAGAAGAGGCTGCAATGAGCTGCTATAAAGTCTCCACGCAGACCAAACCCTCCCCCGAGGCACCGGAGTCTGTTGATGAGGGTTTCGCCACAACAGACGCTGAAGGAGAAAGTGGAGCCGCACCAGCCGAACAAGCTCTCAAGGGAAAACCCAACGGCGGTGGGGGTGAGAAGTTTGAAGGGGAGTGCGTGGCGGAAGAAGCATCCGATGGAGGCGATTACCAAGACAAAGGGGAAACCGAGAAGGTTCACGAGCCACAAAAACTGTCATCAAATCAAGATGAGCCCTGCGAAAGTCTTGATGACGGTGAACTTGGAGATGATCAGCAAATAGGCGAAAGCACAACTGAGAACGAGAAACGGAGTTCTTCAACCTCACCCAAGGAGTCATCGCCCGTTTCCCCCGCCGCGTCCATCCATGATGAAATACTCCCGACTGGCATAGAGAGTTCGACTGCCTCAGACGACGCGCCCGAGGAGTTCACAGTCACCTCTGGCCTCACCCAGTCCACAATTGAGATCTCCAGTGTGCCGACTCCCATGGATGAGATGCTGACTCCGAGGGACGGCTTCAGCGACGAAACGGGCAATGACGGGACGGACTTGGCATCGCCGGAGGTCAGCAGATTTGGAATATCCCAATCTGGAGAGGGTGACAAGAACAAACTACCTCTACTCCAGAGTAGAACTAGTCCAGATTACTCCAAGAGCGATGCAACGGAGGGCCAAGACTACAACCACACCGCTTCGACAATCTCTCCACCGTCGTTATTAGAAGAGGACAGAATTCTTGGTGAAAGGAAAGCAGGAAGCCTGACCGCACTTCAAGAAACATCTGAAAAGCAGGCCACAGAATCTGCAAGGCTGGCTTCAACATCACCATTTGTGCATTCTCCCACAAGTGACCAAAAGTACAAATTGGAGTCCCCATCAATGTTTTCCACCCCTATTGAACTATCGACCACCTTAGCAGGGTGCACTAGAGCAACAGGTGACTCCACCCTCAGCCCAGAAGACAAAACATTGGAAGGCGCCAGCTCCCCGCAGTCCTCCGGTCATACACCCTATTATCAGTCCCCTGTCGAAGAAAAAGCAGGAGCTCTGCCACCCACGTCGGAAAACGAAGATCAGGGTCCAGTTATTGTAGAGGTTACAAGTGACAAAGAGGTCTCCTCAGACAGGAGTACACCTGAGGCTGAGGAGAAAGAGTTTTCCTCCCCTACGGGTAAGGTTACCTCCTTTCCAAAAGGCCCGCCTTCAAGTGTACTCGACTCCCCGACAAAAAAGGACATGGATGACCGCAACCGATCGGTCTTTTCCTCAACAACATTGGCGAGACAAGAACCGGATGCTTTCTCCATCACAGCTTTCAAAGAAGAGAGCAAAATGTCCATTTCCGAAGGTAGCGCATCCGACAAATCCGGCACACCTCTGGAGGAAGTGGTTGCAGAGGACGTGTTTTCACATTTAGCCTCAGCTTCCACCGCCTCACTCGCCACCAGCTCTCTGCCAGAGCCCACCACCGACTCCCCTTCCCTTCACGCTGAGGTCGGCTCTCCTCACTCAACAGAAGTAGATGATTCTTTGTCGGTTTCCGTCGGCCAGACGCCGACCACCTTTCACGAGGCGGAGGCAGCGTCCCCCTCCAAGGAGGACTGCCCTCGACCCATGTCCATCTCCCCGGACAGCTCACCAAGGACAAAAGTCAACACGCAGATGCATGACACAAAGTCGCCTGAACACTCTACCACGTCAATGGAGTTTGGCCAGGAGTCTCCCGACCACTCCTTAGCCCTCGACTTTAGCAAGCAATCTCCCGAACACCCATCTGCAGGAAGCAACTCTCGCGCCACCGAGAACGGACCAACTGAGATTACCGACAGCCCCTCGGATGTTGTGAGACCATCTGAGGAGCAAATCTCAACAGCCGAGAAGCATTTGCTTTTTGACGACGCCGATTCGGCTCATGCTGCGTCTGTGACCCCGTCAGACGCATCCCAATCCACTCCCTCAGTCACAACCCCGTGCCAAATTACAGAGCTGACCCTGATGGTTGAGCAGACGGAGGGGTCTCCAGTCACCCCAAAGGCAGCCTCTTTCACCCGTTCTCCCCATTCCAGTGAGGCATCCCCAGTTTCAGGAGATCCCGCAGAAAGAGACATCAGCCCCACGTCGGCCTTTGCGGAGCACAAGTTTGGCACACTGGAAAAACTGGACAAACCCTCTGAGCTGACTAAGGCGGCCTCTTTCACCCTCGCTCCCACCCATTCTGCCCATCCCAGCGAGGCATCCCCAGTCTCAAGAGGTCCAACGGAGAGAAAAAGCCCCATTTCACCATCTGCCGAACACAAGTCTGACGCACAGGAAAAAGTTGACCAATGCTACGATATGATGAAGGCAGCCTCTTCCACCCACTCTCCCCCGCATTCTCCCCGTTCCAGTCAGGCATCCCCGGTCTCAGGAGGTCCTATGGAGAAAGACATCAGCCCCGTTTCACCGTCAATGGAACACAAGTCGGATGTGCAAGGGAAACATGACAAACCCTCCGAAATCACTTCCCTGTCATTGTCATCATCGTGGTTTTCAGATGAAGGGAAACCTTTCCCAGAAAAAGAGACCAACCCATTTATATGTGAAGACTCACGATTCAAGAAATCTCCCGGGAGCCCTAAAGCCCCTTCCCCGTCTTATCTACCTCCGTCGTCACAACCGTACGCTACCAATGCAGCCTGCAGCTTCGGAGAGCCAGATTCCTCCAAGATCAGTCCGTCTGGCGTGTCCAGGGCAGATGTTGACCTCTGTTTAGTCACCTCGTGTGAATACCGTCATCCCAAGACAGAACTCTCACCGTCTTTCATCAATCCCAATCCCcttgaatatttcatcaatgAGGAGAGCGCCCCGGAGGAAGAGAAGCGTCTCGAGACGGTGGGAGGAGGACCGCCGCCTCCAGGGGGGAAGCTTCCCGCCAAGCAGTGTGAGGAAACTCCTCCCACGTCTATCAGTGAATCTGCCCCCTCGCAGACCGATTCCGATGTTCCACCAGGTACAGAGGAGTGCCCCTCAATCACGGCAGATGCTAACATTGATTCGGAGGACGACTCGGAGACTCTGCCCGCTGACAGAACCCTCGCATACAGGCATGCGGATCCTCCTCCAGTGGCGCTCAGGGACTCGGCTCCATCCGTGGGCCCCCGTGATGTCTGCATGGTTGACCCGGAGGCCCTCAAGGCTGAAGAAAACCGCCACAATGCTAACACAGAAGCTGCGGAAAAGCCCAAGAAGAAAAAGCTCACCAAAAAGGCCTCCTCGCCGGCACGGAAAACCAGTCTGTCCAAAGCGAAGGACTCAAAGAACGCCTCTCCGAAGAAGAGTCTCGGAGAGGGGAAAGAAGCCAAAAACGCAACCAATAAGTCGGCATCTCGAGGTACCGGCGGGAAGGCGTCGAGTGTGGCCTCCGTACCCAACTGTCCTCCCATGTACATGGATTTGGTTTACATCCCCAATCACTGCAGTGCTAAGAACGTGGATGCCGAATTCTTCCAGCGGGTGCGCTCCTCTTACTACGTGGTCAGTGGCAATGACCAGACGTCTCAGGAGCCCAGTCGGGCTGTCCTCGACGCTCTGCTTGAAGGGAAAGCCCGCTGGGAAAACAATATGCAG ATCACGCTGATACCGACCCACGACACGGACGTGATGAGGGAGTGGTACCAGGAGAGCCACGACAAGCAACAGGAACTGAACGTTATGGTCCTGGCCAGCAGCAGCACAGTAGTCATGCAGGACGAGTCCTTCCCGGCGTGTAAGATAGAAATGTAG